Proteins from one Gimesia maris genomic window:
- the csrA gene encoding carbon storage regulator CsrA: MLVLSRKKNEKIVIDENIVITIVEIRGDKVRLGIEAPREVPIHRSEVYDAIQNEQNSVPEEPKSVPDAKNDASELLQ; this comes from the coding sequence ATGTTAGTTTTATCCCGAAAGAAGAATGAGAAAATCGTGATTGACGAAAACATCGTCATTACGATCGTCGAGATACGCGGTGATAAAGTCCGCTTGGGGATCGAGGCACCTCGAGAAGTGCCCATTCATCGTAGTGAAGTCTATGACGCAATTCAGAACGAGCAGAATTCCGTTCCCGAAGAACCGAAGTCAGTTCCCGATGCGAAGAATGATGCTTCGGAGTTACTGCAGTAA
- a CDS encoding FHA domain-containing protein, translated as MTKFIIQSGKYKGKTLKLPERNITIGRELDCDVRVSDPDVSRRHCELQIRDGQLYVVDQNSQNGTFVNDKPVKTESPLHPGDHLRVGPMLFELAGKRKAIAKPANLNPDKSAPLSDDEISTWLSEETDEAEAASGDTTIIHASQLPASETTAAKPAATAYRVKKEFHSVAEEAAEIIKQHWERIAREQQESQ; from the coding sequence ATGACAAAGTTCATTATCCAGTCGGGAAAGTACAAGGGAAAAACTCTGAAGCTGCCAGAAAGAAACATCACAATCGGACGAGAACTCGACTGCGATGTCCGCGTCTCAGATCCGGATGTCAGCCGCAGACACTGCGAACTGCAGATCCGTGACGGACAACTTTATGTAGTTGATCAGAACAGCCAGAATGGAACTTTCGTGAATGACAAACCGGTAAAAACAGAAAGCCCGCTTCATCCCGGGGACCACTTACGCGTCGGCCCGATGCTGTTCGAACTGGCGGGCAAAAGAAAGGCGATCGCCAAACCGGCTAATCTCAATCCGGACAAATCAGCGCCCCTGTCAGATGATGAAATCTCAACCTGGCTTTCGGAAGAAACTGACGAAGCAGAAGCGGCCTCCGGTGACACAACCATTATTCACGCTTCGCAGTTGCCTGCCTCCGAAACAACCGCCGCAAAACCCGCAGCTACCGCTTACCGGGTGAAAAAGGAATTCCACTCCGTCGCTGAAGAAGCCGCCGAGATTATCAAACAGCACTGGGAACGGATTGCCCGCGAGCAGCAGGAATCGCAATGA
- a CDS encoding response regulator transcription factor, whose protein sequence is MAINEIRSELTSSIVNHILVVEDEQDTAFFLKTLLEEHAYHVTVAKDGGQAHSSFSMHKPDFVILDLIMPQESGFEICERMKQKESDVPILILTAIDSPESRQLAHRVGADGYLVKPFDPDELLELIKVISDDVWEHAHSETASNTPEKHIHFFCPCGKRIKVKVKHRGRTLTCPACKDALIVPLHD, encoded by the coding sequence ATGGCTATCAATGAAATACGCTCGGAACTGACTTCCTCGATCGTCAATCATATCCTCGTTGTCGAAGACGAACAGGACACTGCTTTTTTCCTCAAAACACTGCTGGAAGAGCATGCCTATCATGTGACTGTCGCCAAAGATGGCGGACAGGCACACTCCTCATTCAGCATGCACAAACCTGATTTTGTGATTCTGGACCTGATCATGCCTCAGGAAAGCGGGTTTGAAATCTGTGAACGGATGAAGCAGAAAGAAAGTGATGTTCCCATCCTGATCCTGACCGCCATCGACTCACCGGAATCACGTCAACTGGCGCATCGCGTTGGCGCAGACGGTTATCTGGTGAAGCCGTTTGACCCAGATGAGCTGCTCGAATTGATCAAGGTGATTTCGGACGATGTCTGGGAACACGCTCACAGCGAAACCGCTTCGAATACTCCAGAAAAACACATTCACTTTTTCTGCCCCTGCGGGAAAAGGATCAAGGTCAAAGTGAAGCACCGTGGACGCACCCTGACCTGCCCTGCCTGCAAAGACGCACTTATCGTTCCCCTGCATGATTAA
- a CDS encoding HU family DNA-binding protein, translating to MAAKATTTKDKPLTKTEILNALAEGSGLTKKEVTAVLDELSSLISKNLGKRGPGVFNMPGLLKIQVQRKPATKATTRPNPFKPGEMMQVAAKPARNVVKVRPLKALKEMV from the coding sequence ATGGCAGCAAAGGCTACGACGACTAAAGATAAGCCACTTACCAAAACAGAGATCCTCAATGCGCTGGCTGAAGGTTCTGGACTCACCAAGAAAGAAGTGACCGCAGTTCTGGATGAATTAAGCTCTCTGATTTCAAAAAATCTGGGCAAGCGTGGTCCTGGTGTATTCAACATGCCTGGTCTTCTGAAGATTCAGGTTCAGCGTAAACCTGCCACCAAAGCAACCACACGACCCAACCCATTCAAGCCTGGCGAAATGATGCAGGTTGCTGCCAAGCCAGCTCGCAACGTCGTCAAAGTACGACCTCTCAAAGCACTGAAAGAGATGGTTTAA